Genomic segment of Paenibacillus sp. FSL R5-0912:
AGCGCCCAAGGTGCGCACCATGGAAATCATTGAAGAGCTGGAGCCGGTCCGCCGGGGTCCATATACTGGATCCATGGGCTGGATTGACTATAACGGCAATATGGAATTAAATATAATTATACGTACACTGGCCGTGAAGGACGGAATCGGCTACATTCAGACAGGAGCGGGTATTGTGATCGATTCGGATCCTTACCGGGAGTACCGGGAATGCCACAACAAAGCCAAAGCGGTAGTGAAAGCGATTCTCTGCAGTGAACGCGAGCAGGAATTGCGGACTACCTCCGGCACAGAAGGAGGAAGCTTTTAATGATCTTGGTCATCGATAATTATGATTCCTTTACGTATAACCTGGTGCAATATCTGGGGGAGCTGGGGGAGGACGTTAAGGTATCCCGTAACGATGAGATCAGTATTCAGGAGATTGAAGCCCTGGCACCGGATCATATTTTGATCTCTCCGGGACCCTGTACACCCAATGAGGCAGGCATCAGTCTGGAGCTGCTGCAGCATTTCAAAGGAGTCATCCCGATCTTTGGTGTATGCCTCGGCCATCAGGCCATCGGACAAGCCTTCGGCGGTAATGTGATCCGGGCAGAACGCCTGATGCACGGCAAAACCTCGCCGATTCACCATAAGGGCACCTCTGTCTTCGAAGGACTGGAGTCCCCGTTTACAGCAACACGATATCATTCCTTGATTGTAGAACGTGAGAGTCTGCCGGATTGCCTGGAGATTACTGCAGAAACGGCCGAAGGCGAGATTATGGCCCTGCGCCATAAGGAATACCCAATCGAAGGCGTGCAGTTCCATCCCGAGTCGATCATTACCGATCATGGACATACGATGCTGCGCAATTTCCTGAAACGGAGAGCCGGAGAACCGGCATGAAATATATAGGACTTAACAATAAAGCAGTCGACGCCAAAGACGCCGTGGTCTCCGCCCTGGATCACGGCTTTTTGTACGGAATGGGTCTGTTTGAGACCTTCCGCACCTACGGGGGGGAGCCCTTTCTGCTGCAGAGGCATCTTGACCGGATGGCAGAGGGCTGCCGGCAGCTGGGTATTCCCTTTGCGCCGGATGTGCAGCAGCTGCTGGAATGGATTCGGCTTATAATGGACAAGAATGAGCTTAGCGAGGCTTATGTCCGCTATACAGTTACAGCCGGTGAAGATATCCTCGGGCTGCCGGCAGGAGATTACAAGCAGCCTAATCAGCTGCTGTATATCAAAGCGCTGCCGGAACTGCCGGACAGCCTGTATAGCGAAGGCAAAGAACTGCAACTGCTGCATCACCGGCGGAATACCCCGGAAGGCCCTGTACGGCTGAAGTCGCTGCATTATATGAACAACATTCTGGCCAAGCGTGAGCTGGCCGGATACCCGTCTTCGTCTAGAGGAGCAGAGGGGTTGATGCTGACGGCAGCGGGCGACATATCCGAGGGAATCGTGAGCAACATCTTTTTCGCCGCAGATAACCGGCTCTATACCCCCGATATAGCTACAGGCATTCTCCCCGGAATTACCCGGGAAATGGTGCTGGAGCTGGCAGCATCCGCAGGGCTCCATCCAGAACAAGGCTTTTACCGCTGGGAGCAGCTTGAGGCTGCTGACGAAATTTTCCTAACCAATTCGGTGCAGGAGATTGTACCGGTAACGGCTCTCTGGAACGGGGACCGGCGGATAAAGATAGGCAGCGGGCGCTGCGGAGAACGGACAAATGCAATCCTGAAGCTTTACAGAGAAAGGGCGGGGGGGCTGGAATGAAGCCGGTAATATATAAACGGACCTACCGATGCGGAAGCGGCAGGCTGATTTTAGGCGAACGGACCCTGATCATGGGTATCCTCAATGTGACGCCGGACTCTTTTTCCGATGGGGGATTATGGACAGACCCGGATAGAGCGGTAGAGCATGCACTGCGAATGGCAGCCGAAGGTGCCGATATTATTGATATAGGCGGAGAGTCAACGCGTCCCGGTCATCAGCCGGTAGGAGTTGAGGATGAGTTGGAACGCGTACTGCCCGTTATCGAGAGCATCCACCGTGCCGCGCCTCATCTGCCGCTATCTATAGACACCTACAAAGCGGAAGTAGCGCGCCGTGCGATTCAGGCAGGTGCCCATATCATTAACGATGTCTGGGGAGCCAAAGCAGATCCGCAGATGGCGGCAGTTGCCGCACAGGCGGGTTGTCCGAT
This window contains:
- the pabA gene encoding aminodeoxychorismate/anthranilate synthase component II encodes the protein MILVIDNYDSFTYNLVQYLGELGEDVKVSRNDEISIQEIEALAPDHILISPGPCTPNEAGISLELLQHFKGVIPIFGVCLGHQAIGQAFGGNVIRAERLMHGKTSPIHHKGTSVFEGLESPFTATRYHSLIVERESLPDCLEITAETAEGEIMALRHKEYPIEGVQFHPESIITDHGHTMLRNFLKRRAGEPA
- a CDS encoding aminotransferase class IV, translated to MKYIGLNNKAVDAKDAVVSALDHGFLYGMGLFETFRTYGGEPFLLQRHLDRMAEGCRQLGIPFAPDVQQLLEWIRLIMDKNELSEAYVRYTVTAGEDILGLPAGDYKQPNQLLYIKALPELPDSLYSEGKELQLLHHRRNTPEGPVRLKSLHYMNNILAKRELAGYPSSSRGAEGLMLTAAGDISEGIVSNIFFAADNRLYTPDIATGILPGITREMVLELAASAGLHPEQGFYRWEQLEAADEIFLTNSVQEIVPVTALWNGDRRIKIGSGRCGERTNAILKLYRERAGGLE
- the folP gene encoding dihydropteroate synthase, encoding MKPVIYKRTYRCGSGRLILGERTLIMGILNVTPDSFSDGGLWTDPDRAVEHALRMAAEGADIIDIGGESTRPGHQPVGVEDELERVLPVIESIHRAAPHLPLSIDTYKAEVARRAIQAGAHIINDVWGAKADPQMAAVAAQAGCPIILMHNRHDRNYQELISDMTEDLTASINLALTAGVEPQNIILDPGIGFAKDYTENLQAMMGLDVLGELGYPLLLATSRKKFIRTALDLPADDVVEGTAATVAFGIAQGCQIVRVHDVSLIKRTVDMCDAMLYAAAPVVRE